A stretch of Oncorhynchus mykiss isolate Arlee chromosome 26, USDA_OmykA_1.1, whole genome shotgun sequence DNA encodes these proteins:
- the LOC110506693 gene encoding DENN domain-containing protein 5A isoform X5: MTTGFSSNSCRFADYFVICGLDTESGLEPDELSALCQYIEATKFRDGARGLASADEGENFEQSPLRRTFKSKVLAHYPENVEWSPFDQDAVGMLCMPKGLAFRTQADTREPQFHSFIITREDGSRTYGFALTFYEEVTSKQICSAMQTLYHMHNAEQYDILHTPTTPRCPEDQRHLHPHPLNPHPQHTLLPTPSISRLQRFNSYDISRDTLYVSKCICLIAPMAFPQACRKVLQQLHQAVSSPQPPPLPLESYVYNILYEVPLPPAGRSLKFSGVYGPVVCQRPSTAELPLFDFPISQVFELLGVENVLQLFTCALLEIQILLYSQHYQRLMTVAESITALMFPFQWQHVYVPILPASLLHFLDAPVPYLMGLHSNGEGDRTKLELPQEANLCFVDIDNHFIELPEDLPLFPNKLEFIQEISEVLLAFGVSPEGNPLHSQGQAKHWGFRSTDMVTDRRNGNLASSPLNSYLLRENETIARLQALVKRTGVSLEKLDVREDASSNKDLKVQCDEEELKMHQLNIQVREVFANRFTQMFADYEVFVIQPSQDKESWFSNRDQMQNFDKASFLSDQPEPYLPFLSRFLETQMFASFIDSKILCHDDEDKEHTLRVFDSRVDKIRMLNVRTPTLRTSMYQTCTNIDEADKILQKRYEKIDFVSPEPHSIGLEIYKAHLKKAIEMRVVKIDHTALHPHLLDMKIGQGRYEHGFFPRLQSDVLSTGPVSNKWAKRSAPAQWRRKDRQKQHAEHLYLDNDQREKYIQEARNLGTTIRQPKLSNLSPSVIAQTNWKFVEGLLKECRNKTKRMLVEKMGREAVELGHGEVSITGVEENTLIASLCDLLERIWSHGLQVKQGKSALWSHLLHYQESKEKTDAAPAGLGPPGLIHNTERRKSDAGAALPPLKVSLIRDMSTMTQNTPPR; the protein is encoded by the exons ATGACCACCGGCTTCAGCTCGAATTCATGTCGATTCGCAGATTATTTTGTTATCTGCGGACTTGACACTGAAAGCGGGCTTGAACCAGACGAACTGTCAG CTTTATGCCAGTATATAGAGGCTACTAAATTCAGAGATGGGGCCAGAGGATTGGCGAGTGCAGATGAAG gTGAGAATTTTGAGCAGAGTCCACTGCGGAGAACCTTTAAATCCAAAGTTCTAGCACACTACCCAGAGAATGTGGAGTGGAGTCCCTTTGACCAGGATGCCGTTGGCATG CTGTGTATGCCAAAGGGTCTGGCCTTCCGCACGCAGGCGGACACACGTGAGCCTCAGTTCCACTCCTTCATCATCACGCGGGAGGACGGCTCGCGGACGTACGGCTTTGCCCTCACTTTCTACGAGGAGGTGACCAGCAAGCAGATCTGCAGCGCCATGCAGACCCTGTACCACATGCACAATGCCGAACAATACGACATCCTGCACACCCCCACCACCCCGCGGTGCCCTGAGGACCAACGCCACCTCCATCCCCACCCTCTCAACCCCCACCCCCAACACACGCTCCTCCCCACGCCCTCCATCTCCCGGCTGCAGCGCTTCAACTCCTACGACATCAGCCGCGACACGCTCTACGTGTCCAAGTGCATCTGCCTCATCGCGCCCATGGCCTTCCCCCAGGCCTGCAGGAAGGTGCTCCAGCAGCTCCACCAGGCCGTCTCCTCCCCCcagcccccacccctccccttgGAGAGCTACGTCTACAACATCCTGTACGAGGTGCCCCTGCCTCCCGCTGGGCGCTCCCTGAAGTTCTCGGGGGTGTATGGCCCAGTGGTGTGCCAGAGGCCCAGCACGGCAGAGCTGCCTCTCTTTGACTTCCCTATCAGCCAGGTGTTTGAGCTGCTGGGGGTGGAGAACGTCCTCCAGCTGTTTACCTGTGCCCTGTTGGAGATCCAGATCCTGCTCTACTCACAGC ATTACCAAAGGCTGATGACTGTGGCCGAGAGCATCACAGCCTTAATGTTCCCTTTCCAGTGGCAGCATGTCTATGTGCCCATCCTGCCCGCCTCACTGCTGCACTTCCTGGATGCCCCAGTGCCCTACCTGATGGGCCTGCACTCCAACGGAGAGGGTGACCGCACCAAACTAGAGCTGCCCCAGGAG GCCAACTTGTGTTTCGTGGACATCGACAACCACTTCATTGAGCTGCCAGAGGACCTCCCTCTGTTCCCCAACAAGCTAGAGTTCATCCAGGAGATCTCCGAGGTGCTGTTGGCCTTCGGTGTGTCTCCGGAGGGGAACCCGCTCCACAGCCAGGGCCAGGCCAAACACTGGGGCTTCCGCTCCACCGACATGGTCACGGACAGACGCAACGGCAACCTGGCCAGCTCGCCCCTCAACTCCTACCTGCTGAGGGAGAACGAGACCATCGCTAGACTGCAGGCCCTGGTCAAGAGGACTGGGGTCAGCCTGGAGAAG ttgGATGTGAGGGAGGATGCCAGCAGCAACAAGGACCTGAAGGTGCAGTGTGATGAGGAGGAGCTGAAGATGCACCAGCTCAACATCCAGGTGCGAGAGGTCTTCGCCAACCGCTTCACCCAGATGTTCGCCGACTACGAGGTGTTTGTCATCCAGCCCAGCCAGGACAAGGAGTCCTGGTTCAGCAACAGGGACCAGATGCAGAACTTTGACAAG GCCTCCTTCCTCTCTGACCAGCCTGAGCCCTACCTGCCCTTCCTGTCCCGTTTCCTGGAGACTCAGATGTTCGCCTCCTTCATCGATAGTAagatcctttgccatgatgaTGAGGACAAGGAACACACGTTGAGGGTGTTTGACTCCCGAGTGGACAAAATCCGCATGCTGAACGTGCGCACGCCCACCCTGCGCACCTCCATGTACCAGACCTGCACCAATATCGACGAGGCGG ACAAAATCCTTCAAAAGCGATATGAGAAAATTGATTTTGTCTCCCCTGAACCTCACTCCATTGGGTTAGAGATCTACAAGGCTCACCTTA AGAAGGCCATAGAGATGCGGGTGGTTAAGATCGACCACACGGCCCTGCATCCCCACCTGCTGGATATGAAGATTGGCCAGGGTCGCTACGAACACGGCTTCTTCCCCCGGCTGCAGTCTGACGTGCTCTCCACTGGACCCGTCAGCAACAA ATGGGCGAAGAGGAGTGCTCCAGCACAGTGGAGGAGGAaggacagacagaaacaacacGCTGAACACCTTTACTTGGACAACgaccagagagag AAATACATCCAGGAGGCCAGGAACCTGGGCACTACCATCCGGCAGCCCAAGCTGTCCAACCTCTCCCCCTCCGTCATCGCTCAGACCAACTGGAAGTTTGTGGAGGGTCTGCTGAAGGAGTGCAGGAATAAG ACCAAGCGCATGCTGGTTGAGAAGATGGGCAGGGAGGCGGTGGAGCTGGGTCATGGGGAGGTCAGCATTACAGGTGTGGAGGAGAACACACTTATCGCCTCCCTCTGTGACCTGCTGGAGAGGATCTGGAGCCACGGGCTGCAGGTCAAAcag GGTAAATCTGCCTTGTGGTCCCACCTGCTCCATTATCAGGAGAGCAAAGAGAAGACGGATGCAGCACCAGCCGGTTTGGGTCCCCCAG GTCTCatccacaacacagagagacgcaAGTCTGACGCTGGCGCTGCCTTGCCCCCTCTCAAGGTGTCCCTGATCAGGGACATGAG cacaatgacccaaaacacacctccgcGATGa